From one Salmo salar chromosome ssa09, Ssal_v3.1, whole genome shotgun sequence genomic stretch:
- the si:ch211-168d23.3 gene encoding BRD4-interacting chromatin-remodeling complex-associated protein isoform X2, whose product MENEDGTCLLDVLCDPQALNNFLHGTNELQNDDLLITCSSGEPSSLFTDTPSPISLLADDITTSQDTPPAECVDLSFLEEALLGGSPEGEGERRGEGEEEQEEEEVPPCDILQQSLQEADITEHTMAQEAGLVQPGPGDGHTLSLYTPGPPLLLPPAAVPFLSKTLAFPHPHPGPPNLQHRDTQAAVEPPQPSLLAVGPGCPSLKPAAPQLMGLLPGNIFPAPPPETSFSLTHAQASNTSFSLTQKAVPSLTGRPLLAPTLRAAAAPGIFLQRGPLPIQPKLPINIQPRLIQISPKPPGPGCPGQKPSPGLTFLPGTPSSNILLSPPPPQPKPAQHLTKPHPQPAQHLTAPHLTKPQPVSLQLVNQGGGSFLIQPQGLFHGQNQFLLPAQSPVTLSQLPGQSPVTLSQLPGQSPINLSQLPGQSPVTLSQLPGQSPVNLSQLPGQSPVTLSQPGGSAQPLFTSGHQGATVQSVQGMTPSMGHHLVDGSQILTAVPHHRQLNFSPHTVFSTTSTGQLSLRQGTLLSGPLQLQSGSPTVFQMPAQLTGAYNPQGPQGQGGPGQHATLLHSPALGSHITLMHSGMQLTSTHPDSHMTSISILNTTPPAVVQGLPFTPQTSRPLGGVTEGQISVQQASVVLLPDRAGHEERREEATSPHLPQSTRHLFQQHASLQPSTASLQSTSPPVMALLQTSLEAPQALDLPGMLPKYLLDQVGTLHKHLLDPVGTLPKHLLDPVGTLHRHLLDPVGTLPKHLLDQVGTLPKHLLDQVGTLPKHLLDPVGTLPKHLLDPVGTLPKHLLDPVGSLPKHLRDQTETGTEPGVEKVHSPTQAFIHHLQQQALTPPNPSPSPEVLAGTVSVEDHIVSAVASEMEEAPPPTQPAVLGQAGAQSAMPLSPCVLVAYPASLHPATETTLPGHSPTLLCQSPPEQGLGTTPPAGQGLWTTPPNGQGLVRTLPNGQGLVSTPFTRQGLGSTPQQDSLSSPPSGATSLGLAGSGSGSGSAVPQTQTSVFRSPSPLPVSASPQLQTAVFRSPSPLPVSTSPQLQAAVFRSPSPLPVSTSPQLQTAVFRSPSPLPISASSQLQTTVFRSPSPLPVSTSPQLQTAVFSNPSPSPLPVCVPQQQPDPLLVQPDPLLVQPDPLLVQPDPFLVQPDPFLVEPDPFLVQPDPLLVQPDPLLVTPSSYGEQDNQHHAVQQHTKQSKPPAALAMDVEGKAFTLDVHPPSPRPQGHQWPPGPHTVQGPNTVRWLHTVQEPQYDQGPQAHREQDQWLRAVQTAQQSKTKVAGPVAKEREQRLTEAMCRLQQQLCLDQGPVQSPYICPPFSSLGEAVTHLLPYHTCAGHLPSQDDFNLVDKQFDTVSGFLLKRTKDMLNKYRQLLLGEALQVMPSAEMVMLDRLFLQSERFSLGEDRHRARRDPESFLMALHASESSSSGSSRVGLDRPSSSPSPPAWTRLSDRPPGLRTYHSTSRGGLRLTIKHKAGSRMVVHNSACDTVHTTAPSCHKRYYTGQLLNGSGDLAEQGSSYRTSCHPIDEEMSNGALPSKAVEDIPHGHHSDSRESVAQIQTAALGSQYTRSPNSLTMPSLDPQTACLEPPPPDPGEMSTPKLKRFRPTLPDLPSQADRHSYRPQPFPQTSYRPQPFPQTGYRPQSLPQTSYRPQPFPQTSYRPQPFPQTGYRPQSLTQTSDRPQPFPQTGYRPQPLTQTSDRPQPFPQTGYRPQSLTQTSDRPQSLPQTSDRPQSLTQTSDRPQLLPQTSDRPQPLSQTSYRPQSLTQTSDRPQSLTQTSNRPQPLTQTSDRPQPLTQTSYRPQSLSQTSYRPEASPSPQPPCQRTTPSVNTCRVPSTASWSCSACRVPRLQLSPGSRGRARL is encoded by the exons CTGCAGAATGATGACCTGCTCATTACctgttcctctggagagccttcctcCCTCTTCACTGACACCCCG AGCCCAATTTCTCTGTTGGCAGATGACATTACCACCTCGCAGGACACACCCCCTGCAGAATGCGTTGACCTGTCCTTCCTGGAAGAGGCTCTACTGGGGGGGTCccccgagggagagggggagagaagaggggagggagaggaagagcaggaagaAGAGGAAGTACCACCCTGTGACATTCTGCAGCAGAGTCTTCAGGAGGCTGACATCACAGAGCACACTATGGCTCAGGAGGCGGGGCTCGTCcaaccagggcctggggatggcCACACCCTGTCTCTCTACACACCTGGCcccccactcctcctccctcctgctgCCGTGCCGTTCCTCTCCAAAACCCTAGCCTTCCCTCACCCCCACCCTGGCCCCCCCAACCTGCAACACAGGGACACCCAGGCTGCGGTGGAGCCTCCCCAACCATCCCTGCTGGCCGTGGGACCAGGCTGCCCCTCCCTGAAGCCTGCTGCTCCCCAGCTGATGGGCCTCCTCCCTGGGAATATCTTCCCCGCACCCCCCCCAGAGACTTCCTTCTCCCTGACCCATGCACAGGCCTCCAACACCTCATTTTCCCTCACCCAGAAGGCAGTTCCTAGCCTGACAGGGCGCCCCCTACTGGCCCCAACCCTTAGAGCGGCTGCAGCTCCCGGGATCTTTCTCCAGAGAGGGCCCCTGCCCATCCAGCCCAAGCTGCCTATCAACATCCAACCCCGACTTATTCAGATAAGCCCTAAGCCTCCTGGCCCTGGTTGTCCTGGTCAGAAACCCTCCCCAGGTCTCACCTTCCTCCCTGGGACGCCCTCGTCAAACATCCTcctgtccccccctcctccccagcccaagcctgcccaacacctcactaagccccatccccagcctgcccaacacctcactGCCCCCCATCTCACCAAGCCCCAGCCTGTCAGCCTGCAGCTGGTCAACCAGGGAGGAGGCTCCTTCCTGATCCAGCCTCAAGGTCTCTTCCATGGCCAGAATCAGTTCCTCCTGCCCGCCCAATCCCCTGTCACCCTGTCCCAGCTCCCTGGCCAATCCCCTGTCACCCTGTCCCAGCTCCCTGGCCAATCCCCTATCAACCTGTCCCAGCTTCCTGGCCAATCCCCTGTCACCCTGTCCCAGCTCCCTGGCCAATCCCCTGTTAACCTGTCCCAGCTTCCTGGCCAGTCCCCTGTTACCCTGTCCCAGCCTGGCGGTTCCGCGCAGCCCCTGTTCACCTCTGGCCACCAGGGAGCAACAGTCCAGTCTGTCCAGGGTATGACACCCTCCATGGGCCACCACCTGGTAGATGGGTCCCAGATCCTAACGGCCGTGCCCCACCACAGACAGCTCAACTTCAGCCCCCACACAGTCTTCAGCACCACCTCAACAGGCCAGCTCTCCCTCCGCCAGGGAACCCTGCTCTCCGGGCCCCTGCAGCTGCAGTCAGGGTCCCCTACTGTCTTCCAGATGCCAGCCCAGTTGACGGGTGCCTACAATCCCCAGGGGCCCCAGGGACAGGGGGGTCCAGGCCAGCATGCCACCCTGCTCCACAGCCCTGCTCTAGGGAGCCACATCACCCTGATGCA CTCTGGGATGCAGCTCACCTCAACCCACCCAGACAGTCACATGACCTCCATTTCCATCCTCAACACCACCCCTCCTGCTGTAGTACAGGGCCTGCCCTTCACCCCCCAGACCTCTAGACCCCTAGGGGGCGTTACAGAGGGTCAGATTAGTGTTCAGCAGGCGTCTGTAGTGTTGCTGCCTGACAGAGctggccatgaggagaggagggaggaagcaaCGTCCCCACACCTGCCTCAG TCGACAAGGCACCTTTTCCAGCAGCATGCCTCTCTCCAACCCTCCACCGCCAGTCTCCAGTCCACTTCTCCTCCTGTAATGGCCCTCCTACAGACCTCGCTGGAGGCCCCACAGGCCCTGGACCTACCTGGTATGCTACCCAAATACCTGTTAGACCAAGTTGGGACGTTACACAAACACCTGCTGGACCCAGTTGGGACGTTACCCAAACACCTGCTGGACCCAGTTGGGACGTTGCACAGACACCTGCTGGACCCAGTTGGGACGTTACCCAAACACCTGCTGGACCAAGTTGGGACGTTACCCAAACACCTGCTGGACCAAGTTGGGACGTTACCCAAACACCTGCTGGACCCAGTTGGGACGTTACCCAAACACTTGCTGGACCCAGTTGGGACGTTACCCAAACACCTGCTGGACCCAGTTGGGTCGTTGCCTAAACACTTGCGGGACCAGACGGAGACAGGGACAGAACCAGGGGTGGAGAAGGTTCACAGCCCCACCCAGGCCTTCATCCATCATCTACAACAG CAAGCACTTACCCCTCCCAATCCCTCCCCATCACCTGAGGTCCTGGCTGGGACTGTGTCAGTGGAGGATCACATTGTCTCCGCTGTGGCCAGTGAGATGGAGGAGGCCcctccacccacccagccagcagTTCTAGGACAGGCAGGAGCCCAGTCTGCGATGcccctcagcccctgtgtgttgGTGGCCTATCCAGCTTCACTACACCCAGCGACAGAGACTACCCTGCCAGGCCACTCTCCTACCCTGCTATGCCAATCTCCACCTGAGCAGGGTTTAGGGACCACACCGCCGGCTGGGCAGGGCTTATGGACCACACCGCCAAATGGGCAGGGCTTAGTGAGAACACTCCCAAATGGGCAGGGCTTAGTGAGCACACCCTTTACTAGGCAGGGCTTAGGGTCCACACCCCAACAAGACAGTTTATCTTCCCCACCAAGTGGGGCCACCTCCCTGGGACtggctgggtctgggtctgggtctggaagTGCCGTCCCTCAAACCCAGACTTCAGTTTTCAGAAGCCCCTCCCCTCTGCCTGTCAGCGCCTCCCCCCAGCTTCAGACTGCAGTGTTCAGAAGCCCCTCCCCTCTGCCTGTCAGCACCTCCCCCCAGCTCCAGGCCGCAGTGTTCAGAAGCCCCTCCCCTCTGCCTGTCAGCACCTCCCCCCAGCTTCAGACCGCAGTGTTCAGAAGCCCCTCCCCTCTGCCTATCAGCGCCTCCTCCCAGCTTCAGACTACAGTGTTCAGAAGCCCCTCCCCTCTGCCTGTCAGCACCTCCCCCCAGCTCCAGACTGCAGTGTTCAGcaaccccagcccctctcctctacctgtctgtgtgCCTCAGCAGCAGCCTGACCCCCTCCTAGTGCAGCCTGACCCCCTCCTAGTGCAGCCTGACCCCCTCCTAGTGCAGCCTGACCCTTTCCTAGTGCAGCCTGACCCTTTCCTAGTGGAGCCTGACCCTTTCCTAGTGCAGCCTGACCCCCTCCTAGTGCAGCCTGACCCCCTCCTTGTGACTCCCAGCTCCTATGGAGAACAGGATAACCAGCACCATGCTGTCCAACAGCacacaaagcaaagca AACCACCAGCTGCCTTGGCCATGGATGTGGAGGGTAAAGCCTTTACTCTTGATGTCCATCCACCTTCTCCCAGACCCCAGGGCCACCAGTGGCCACCAGGCCCCCACACAGTCCAGGGGCCCAACACAGTTCGGTGGCTCCACACTGTCCAGGAGCCCCAGTACGACCAGGGGCCGCAAGCCCACAGAGAGCAGGACCAGTGGCTCAGAGCAGTTCAGACAGCCCAACAGTCAAAGACAAAG GTGGCCGGTCCTGTGGCgaaggagagggagcagagactGACTGAAGCAATGTGCAG GCTCCAGCAGCAGCTGTGTCTGGACCAGGGACCGGTCCAGAGCCCTTACATCTGTCCCCCCTTCTCCTCATTGGGGGAGGCTGTGACACACCTGTTACCATACCACACCTGTGCCGGACACCTGCCTAGTCAGGACGACTTCAACTTAG tggaCAAGCAGTTTGACACTGTGTCAGGGTTCCTACTGAAACGCACCAAGGACATGCTCAACAAATACAGACAGCTACTGCTCGGGGAAGCACTG CAGGTGATGCCGTCGGCAGAGATGGTGATGCTGGATCGTCTGTTCCTCCAATCAGAGAGGTTTTCCCTGGGGGAGGACCGACACAGGGCCCGTAGAGACCCAG AGTCCTTCCTGATGGCCCTGCATGCATCTGAGTCCTCCAGCTCCGGGTCATCCCGTGTGGGGCTGGATCGGCCTAGCAGTTCCCCCTCCCCCCCTGCTTGGACCAGACTCTCCGACCGACCCCCGGGACTCAGGACCTACCACTCCACCAGCCGCGGAGGCCTCAGGCTCACCATCAAACACAAGGCTGGATCCAGGATGGTGGTTCACAACTCAGCCTGTGACACCGTGCACACTACTGCCCCCTCGTGTCACAAGCGGTACTACACCGGCCAACTGCTCAATGGGAGTGGTGATCTGGCTGAGCAGGGCTCCTCCTATAGGACCTCCTGCCATCCAATCGATGAGGAGATGTCGAACGGAGCCCTGCCCTCCAAAGCAGTAGAGGACATCCCCCATGGTCACCATAGTGACAGCAGGGAATCTGTAGCACAGATTCAGACAGCAGCACTGGGTTCACAATATACAAGATCCCCAAACTCCCTTACTATGCCGAGCTTAGACCCACAGACTGCCTGTCTAGAGCCTCCCCCTCCAGACCCTGGAGAGATGAGTACCCCCAAACTGAAACGCTTCAGGCCCACGCTTCCGGACCTCCCATCCCAGGCGGACAGGCACAGCTACAGGCCCCAGCCTTTCCCACAGACCAGCTACAGGCCCCAGCCTTTTCCACAGACCGGCTACAGGCCCCAGTCTCTTCCCCAGACCAGCTACAGGCCCCAGCCTTTTCCCCAGACCAGCTACAGGCCCCAGCCTTTTCCCCAGACTGGCTACAGGCCCCAGTCTCTTACCCAGACCAGCGACAGACCCCAGCCTTTTCCCCAGACCGGCTACAGACCTCAGCCTCTTACGCAGACCAGCGACAGGCCCCAGCCTTTTCCCCAGACCGGCTACAGGCCCCAGTCTCTTACCCAGACCAGCGACAGACCCCAGTCTCTTCCCCAGACCAGCGACAGGCCCCAGTCTCTTACCCAGACCAGCGACAGGCCCCAGCTTCTTCCCCAGACCAGCGACAGACCCCAGCCTCTTTCCCAAACTAGCTACAGGCCCCAGTCTCTTACCCAGACCAGCGACAGGCCCCAGTCTCTTACCCAGACCAGCAACAGACCCCAGCCTCTTACCCAGACCAGCGACAGGCCCCAGCCTCTTACCCAAACTAGCTACAGGCCCCAGTCTCTTTCCCAGACCAGCTACAGGCCCGAGGCTAGTCCTAGCCCCCAACCCCCCTGCCAGAGGACAACACCCTCAGTGAACACCTGCAGAGTGCCATCAACAGCATCCTGGAGCTGCAGCGCCTGCAGGGTCCCACGGCTGCAGCTCAGCCCCGGATCCAGGGGGCGTGCCCGGCTGTAG
- the si:ch211-168d23.3 gene encoding BRD4-interacting chromatin-remodeling complex-associated protein isoform X1, whose product MGPPAYKVLKMHLERERELCDVTFSSSSSSSSPSVDMENEDGTCLLDVLCDPQALNNFLHGTNELQNDDLLITCSSGEPSSLFTDTPSPISLLADDITTSQDTPPAECVDLSFLEEALLGGSPEGEGERRGEGEEEQEEEEVPPCDILQQSLQEADITEHTMAQEAGLVQPGPGDGHTLSLYTPGPPLLLPPAAVPFLSKTLAFPHPHPGPPNLQHRDTQAAVEPPQPSLLAVGPGCPSLKPAAPQLMGLLPGNIFPAPPPETSFSLTHAQASNTSFSLTQKAVPSLTGRPLLAPTLRAAAAPGIFLQRGPLPIQPKLPINIQPRLIQISPKPPGPGCPGQKPSPGLTFLPGTPSSNILLSPPPPQPKPAQHLTKPHPQPAQHLTAPHLTKPQPVSLQLVNQGGGSFLIQPQGLFHGQNQFLLPAQSPVTLSQLPGQSPVTLSQLPGQSPINLSQLPGQSPVTLSQLPGQSPVNLSQLPGQSPVTLSQPGGSAQPLFTSGHQGATVQSVQGMTPSMGHHLVDGSQILTAVPHHRQLNFSPHTVFSTTSTGQLSLRQGTLLSGPLQLQSGSPTVFQMPAQLTGAYNPQGPQGQGGPGQHATLLHSPALGSHITLMHSGMQLTSTHPDSHMTSISILNTTPPAVVQGLPFTPQTSRPLGGVTEGQISVQQASVVLLPDRAGHEERREEATSPHLPQSTRHLFQQHASLQPSTASLQSTSPPVMALLQTSLEAPQALDLPGMLPKYLLDQVGTLHKHLLDPVGTLPKHLLDPVGTLHRHLLDPVGTLPKHLLDQVGTLPKHLLDQVGTLPKHLLDPVGTLPKHLLDPVGTLPKHLLDPVGSLPKHLRDQTETGTEPGVEKVHSPTQAFIHHLQQQALTPPNPSPSPEVLAGTVSVEDHIVSAVASEMEEAPPPTQPAVLGQAGAQSAMPLSPCVLVAYPASLHPATETTLPGHSPTLLCQSPPEQGLGTTPPAGQGLWTTPPNGQGLVRTLPNGQGLVSTPFTRQGLGSTPQQDSLSSPPSGATSLGLAGSGSGSGSAVPQTQTSVFRSPSPLPVSASPQLQTAVFRSPSPLPVSTSPQLQAAVFRSPSPLPVSTSPQLQTAVFRSPSPLPISASSQLQTTVFRSPSPLPVSTSPQLQTAVFSNPSPSPLPVCVPQQQPDPLLVQPDPLLVQPDPLLVQPDPFLVQPDPFLVEPDPFLVQPDPLLVQPDPLLVTPSSYGEQDNQHHAVQQHTKQSKPPAALAMDVEGKAFTLDVHPPSPRPQGHQWPPGPHTVQGPNTVRWLHTVQEPQYDQGPQAHREQDQWLRAVQTAQQSKTKVAGPVAKEREQRLTEAMCRLQQQLCLDQGPVQSPYICPPFSSLGEAVTHLLPYHTCAGHLPSQDDFNLVDKQFDTVSGFLLKRTKDMLNKYRQLLLGEALQVMPSAEMVMLDRLFLQSERFSLGEDRHRARRDPESFLMALHASESSSSGSSRVGLDRPSSSPSPPAWTRLSDRPPGLRTYHSTSRGGLRLTIKHKAGSRMVVHNSACDTVHTTAPSCHKRYYTGQLLNGSGDLAEQGSSYRTSCHPIDEEMSNGALPSKAVEDIPHGHHSDSRESVAQIQTAALGSQYTRSPNSLTMPSLDPQTACLEPPPPDPGEMSTPKLKRFRPTLPDLPSQADRHSYRPQPFPQTSYRPQPFPQTGYRPQSLPQTSYRPQPFPQTSYRPQPFPQTGYRPQSLTQTSDRPQPFPQTGYRPQPLTQTSDRPQPFPQTGYRPQSLTQTSDRPQSLPQTSDRPQSLTQTSDRPQLLPQTSDRPQPLSQTSYRPQSLTQTSDRPQSLTQTSNRPQPLTQTSDRPQPLTQTSYRPQSLSQTSYRPEASPSPQPPCQRTTPSVNTCRVPSTASWSCSACRVPRLQLSPGSRGRARL is encoded by the exons CTGCAGAATGATGACCTGCTCATTACctgttcctctggagagccttcctcCCTCTTCACTGACACCCCG AGCCCAATTTCTCTGTTGGCAGATGACATTACCACCTCGCAGGACACACCCCCTGCAGAATGCGTTGACCTGTCCTTCCTGGAAGAGGCTCTACTGGGGGGGTCccccgagggagagggggagagaagaggggagggagaggaagagcaggaagaAGAGGAAGTACCACCCTGTGACATTCTGCAGCAGAGTCTTCAGGAGGCTGACATCACAGAGCACACTATGGCTCAGGAGGCGGGGCTCGTCcaaccagggcctggggatggcCACACCCTGTCTCTCTACACACCTGGCcccccactcctcctccctcctgctgCCGTGCCGTTCCTCTCCAAAACCCTAGCCTTCCCTCACCCCCACCCTGGCCCCCCCAACCTGCAACACAGGGACACCCAGGCTGCGGTGGAGCCTCCCCAACCATCCCTGCTGGCCGTGGGACCAGGCTGCCCCTCCCTGAAGCCTGCTGCTCCCCAGCTGATGGGCCTCCTCCCTGGGAATATCTTCCCCGCACCCCCCCCAGAGACTTCCTTCTCCCTGACCCATGCACAGGCCTCCAACACCTCATTTTCCCTCACCCAGAAGGCAGTTCCTAGCCTGACAGGGCGCCCCCTACTGGCCCCAACCCTTAGAGCGGCTGCAGCTCCCGGGATCTTTCTCCAGAGAGGGCCCCTGCCCATCCAGCCCAAGCTGCCTATCAACATCCAACCCCGACTTATTCAGATAAGCCCTAAGCCTCCTGGCCCTGGTTGTCCTGGTCAGAAACCCTCCCCAGGTCTCACCTTCCTCCCTGGGACGCCCTCGTCAAACATCCTcctgtccccccctcctccccagcccaagcctgcccaacacctcactaagccccatccccagcctgcccaacacctcactGCCCCCCATCTCACCAAGCCCCAGCCTGTCAGCCTGCAGCTGGTCAACCAGGGAGGAGGCTCCTTCCTGATCCAGCCTCAAGGTCTCTTCCATGGCCAGAATCAGTTCCTCCTGCCCGCCCAATCCCCTGTCACCCTGTCCCAGCTCCCTGGCCAATCCCCTGTCACCCTGTCCCAGCTCCCTGGCCAATCCCCTATCAACCTGTCCCAGCTTCCTGGCCAATCCCCTGTCACCCTGTCCCAGCTCCCTGGCCAATCCCCTGTTAACCTGTCCCAGCTTCCTGGCCAGTCCCCTGTTACCCTGTCCCAGCCTGGCGGTTCCGCGCAGCCCCTGTTCACCTCTGGCCACCAGGGAGCAACAGTCCAGTCTGTCCAGGGTATGACACCCTCCATGGGCCACCACCTGGTAGATGGGTCCCAGATCCTAACGGCCGTGCCCCACCACAGACAGCTCAACTTCAGCCCCCACACAGTCTTCAGCACCACCTCAACAGGCCAGCTCTCCCTCCGCCAGGGAACCCTGCTCTCCGGGCCCCTGCAGCTGCAGTCAGGGTCCCCTACTGTCTTCCAGATGCCAGCCCAGTTGACGGGTGCCTACAATCCCCAGGGGCCCCAGGGACAGGGGGGTCCAGGCCAGCATGCCACCCTGCTCCACAGCCCTGCTCTAGGGAGCCACATCACCCTGATGCA CTCTGGGATGCAGCTCACCTCAACCCACCCAGACAGTCACATGACCTCCATTTCCATCCTCAACACCACCCCTCCTGCTGTAGTACAGGGCCTGCCCTTCACCCCCCAGACCTCTAGACCCCTAGGGGGCGTTACAGAGGGTCAGATTAGTGTTCAGCAGGCGTCTGTAGTGTTGCTGCCTGACAGAGctggccatgaggagaggagggaggaagcaaCGTCCCCACACCTGCCTCAG TCGACAAGGCACCTTTTCCAGCAGCATGCCTCTCTCCAACCCTCCACCGCCAGTCTCCAGTCCACTTCTCCTCCTGTAATGGCCCTCCTACAGACCTCGCTGGAGGCCCCACAGGCCCTGGACCTACCTGGTATGCTACCCAAATACCTGTTAGACCAAGTTGGGACGTTACACAAACACCTGCTGGACCCAGTTGGGACGTTACCCAAACACCTGCTGGACCCAGTTGGGACGTTGCACAGACACCTGCTGGACCCAGTTGGGACGTTACCCAAACACCTGCTGGACCAAGTTGGGACGTTACCCAAACACCTGCTGGACCAAGTTGGGACGTTACCCAAACACCTGCTGGACCCAGTTGGGACGTTACCCAAACACTTGCTGGACCCAGTTGGGACGTTACCCAAACACCTGCTGGACCCAGTTGGGTCGTTGCCTAAACACTTGCGGGACCAGACGGAGACAGGGACAGAACCAGGGGTGGAGAAGGTTCACAGCCCCACCCAGGCCTTCATCCATCATCTACAACAG CAAGCACTTACCCCTCCCAATCCCTCCCCATCACCTGAGGTCCTGGCTGGGACTGTGTCAGTGGAGGATCACATTGTCTCCGCTGTGGCCAGTGAGATGGAGGAGGCCcctccacccacccagccagcagTTCTAGGACAGGCAGGAGCCCAGTCTGCGATGcccctcagcccctgtgtgttgGTGGCCTATCCAGCTTCACTACACCCAGCGACAGAGACTACCCTGCCAGGCCACTCTCCTACCCTGCTATGCCAATCTCCACCTGAGCAGGGTTTAGGGACCACACCGCCGGCTGGGCAGGGCTTATGGACCACACCGCCAAATGGGCAGGGCTTAGTGAGAACACTCCCAAATGGGCAGGGCTTAGTGAGCACACCCTTTACTAGGCAGGGCTTAGGGTCCACACCCCAACAAGACAGTTTATCTTCCCCACCAAGTGGGGCCACCTCCCTGGGACtggctgggtctgggtctgggtctggaagTGCCGTCCCTCAAACCCAGACTTCAGTTTTCAGAAGCCCCTCCCCTCTGCCTGTCAGCGCCTCCCCCCAGCTTCAGACTGCAGTGTTCAGAAGCCCCTCCCCTCTGCCTGTCAGCACCTCCCCCCAGCTCCAGGCCGCAGTGTTCAGAAGCCCCTCCCCTCTGCCTGTCAGCACCTCCCCCCAGCTTCAGACCGCAGTGTTCAGAAGCCCCTCCCCTCTGCCTATCAGCGCCTCCTCCCAGCTTCAGACTACAGTGTTCAGAAGCCCCTCCCCTCTGCCTGTCAGCACCTCCCCCCAGCTCCAGACTGCAGTGTTCAGcaaccccagcccctctcctctacctgtctgtgtgCCTCAGCAGCAGCCTGACCCCCTCCTAGTGCAGCCTGACCCCCTCCTAGTGCAGCCTGACCCCCTCCTAGTGCAGCCTGACCCTTTCCTAGTGCAGCCTGACCCTTTCCTAGTGGAGCCTGACCCTTTCCTAGTGCAGCCTGACCCCCTCCTAGTGCAGCCTGACCCCCTCCTTGTGACTCCCAGCTCCTATGGAGAACAGGATAACCAGCACCATGCTGTCCAACAGCacacaaagcaaagca AACCACCAGCTGCCTTGGCCATGGATGTGGAGGGTAAAGCCTTTACTCTTGATGTCCATCCACCTTCTCCCAGACCCCAGGGCCACCAGTGGCCACCAGGCCCCCACACAGTCCAGGGGCCCAACACAGTTCGGTGGCTCCACACTGTCCAGGAGCCCCAGTACGACCAGGGGCCGCAAGCCCACAGAGAGCAGGACCAGTGGCTCAGAGCAGTTCAGACAGCCCAACAGTCAAAGACAAAG GTGGCCGGTCCTGTGGCgaaggagagggagcagagactGACTGAAGCAATGTGCAG GCTCCAGCAGCAGCTGTGTCTGGACCAGGGACCGGTCCAGAGCCCTTACATCTGTCCCCCCTTCTCCTCATTGGGGGAGGCTGTGACACACCTGTTACCATACCACACCTGTGCCGGACACCTGCCTAGTCAGGACGACTTCAACTTAG tggaCAAGCAGTTTGACACTGTGTCAGGGTTCCTACTGAAACGCACCAAGGACATGCTCAACAAATACAGACAGCTACTGCTCGGGGAAGCACTG CAGGTGATGCCGTCGGCAGAGATGGTGATGCTGGATCGTCTGTTCCTCCAATCAGAGAGGTTTTCCCTGGGGGAGGACCGACACAGGGCCCGTAGAGACCCAG AGTCCTTCCTGATGGCCCTGCATGCATCTGAGTCCTCCAGCTCCGGGTCATCCCGTGTGGGGCTGGATCGGCCTAGCAGTTCCCCCTCCCCCCCTGCTTGGACCAGACTCTCCGACCGACCCCCGGGACTCAGGACCTACCACTCCACCAGCCGCGGAGGCCTCAGGCTCACCATCAAACACAAGGCTGGATCCAGGATGGTGGTTCACAACTCAGCCTGTGACACCGTGCACACTACTGCCCCCTCGTGTCACAAGCGGTACTACACCGGCCAACTGCTCAATGGGAGTGGTGATCTGGCTGAGCAGGGCTCCTCCTATAGGACCTCCTGCCATCCAATCGATGAGGAGATGTCGAACGGAGCCCTGCCCTCCAAAGCAGTAGAGGACATCCCCCATGGTCACCATAGTGACAGCAGGGAATCTGTAGCACAGATTCAGACAGCAGCACTGGGTTCACAATATACAAGATCCCCAAACTCCCTTACTATGCCGAGCTTAGACCCACAGACTGCCTGTCTAGAGCCTCCCCCTCCAGACCCTGGAGAGATGAGTACCCCCAAACTGAAACGCTTCAGGCCCACGCTTCCGGACCTCCCATCCCAGGCGGACAGGCACAGCTACAGGCCCCAGCCTTTCCCACAGACCAGCTACAGGCCCCAGCCTTTTCCACAGACCGGCTACAGGCCCCAGTCTCTTCCCCAGACCAGCTACAGGCCCCAGCCTTTTCCCCAGACCAGCTACAGGCCCCAGCCTTTTCCCCAGACTGGCTACAGGCCCCAGTCTCTTACCCAGACCAGCGACAGACCCCAGCCTTTTCCCCAGACCGGCTACAGACCTCAGCCTCTTACGCAGACCAGCGACAGGCCCCAGCCTTTTCCCCAGACCGGCTACAGGCCCCAGTCTCTTACCCAGACCAGCGACAGACCCCAGTCTCTTCCCCAGACCAGCGACAGGCCCCAGTCTCTTACCCAGACCAGCGACAGGCCCCAGCTTCTTCCCCAGACCAGCGACAGACCCCAGCCTCTTTCCCAAACTAGCTACAGGCCCCAGTCTCTTACCCAGACCAGCGACAGGCCCCAGTCTCTTACCCAGACCAGCAACAGACCCCAGCCTCTTACCCAGACCAGCGACAGGCCCCAGCCTCTTACCCAAACTAGCTACAGGCCCCAGTCTCTTTCCCAGACCAGCTACAGGCCCGAGGCTAGTCCTAGCCCCCAACCCCCCTGCCAGAGGACAACACCCTCAGTGAACACCTGCAGAGTGCCATCAACAGCATCCTGGAGCTGCAGCGCCTGCAGGGTCCCACGGCTGCAGCTCAGCCCCGGATCCAGGGGGCGTGCCCGGCTGTAG